Proteins encoded in a region of the Bactrocera tryoni isolate S06 chromosome 4, CSIRO_BtryS06_freeze2, whole genome shotgun sequence genome:
- the LOC120774093 gene encoding protein strawberry notch isoform X2 has protein sequence MASLKKSIDFKDDLDDDDDSCSDFDDDEDPDKIEVPGGGRDLQTAVIYAKNSGHKPNSASSNNNKNIINNNNSLLTTNQPRINNSIITTKPTAGGVSLLNNNNMPKKSTAAPAVSMGLGYDAAPTAAPSVPANANPPATAASSQAKTNALIMQKIQALVAANPSFLTSGIPNHVLAQLFMQPMKMAPATVTAAPAPEEEEVDYEEMGVAETYAEYWPAKLKLGKKHPDPVVETASLSSVEPCDVYYKLSIPPDTINSGYLSALQLESITYASQAHDHLLPDGTRAGFLIGDGAGVGKGRTIAGIIYENYLKGRKKALWISVSNDLKYDAERDLLDIGASKIEVHALNKFKYAKISSDVNNNCKRGVIFSTYSALIGESNNKTGKYKSRLKQLLQWCGEDFDGLIIFDECHKAKNLCPVGSGKPTKTGQTVLELQNKLPRARVVYASATGASEPKNMAYMVRLGLWGQGTAFPAFNDFIMAVEKRGVGAMEIVAMDMKLRGMYIARQLSFHGVTFKIEEVALSKEFRKVYDQSVELWVEAMQKFTEAAELIDAESRMKKTMWGQFWSSHQRFFKYLCIAAKVNHAVHVAREAIKYGKCVVIGLQSTGEARTLEQLERDDGELTDFVSTAKGVFQSLVEKHFPAPDRNRINRILGLGGYSDVKTNIKSIIAEVTSKRETASIKEEPCSSSSSTVGSKRKMGREDARTKKTRKNSWNDSDDDSQNESEDSDFKMSHSESEESDVAAHSDSCESSDFNPFFSGSDSDNDPWVARSKKKAKKKAKPKDTTANSNNNNSANTTVPTASTTNTNGVSATVNAVVPKRKGPVSTQDRIQDLLQKKQELKGTVTQIGVNGIKLNYGPPPKDAIERACSMKEELLRKIERLGDRLPPNTLDQLIDELGGPDNVAEMTGRKGRVVQSDNGSIQYESRSEQDVPLETLNITEKQRFMDGEKDVAIISEAASSGISLQSDRRVRNQRRRVHITLELPWSADRAIQQFGRTHRSNQVNAPEYIFLISDLAGERRFASTVAKRLESLGALTHGDRRATETRDLSQFNIDNKYGRTALETVMKTIMGYESPLVPPPNDYKGDFFKDIAGALVGVGIIVNSESNPGVLSLDKEYNNISKFLNRILGMPVELQNRLFKYFTDTLNAIINQAKRGGRFDLGILDLGAAGENVTRVKLVRFIRKHATGKAPAELHTVRVERGMIWQEAIDKYADLISEFEGFYVSHQVRNGKRTAILAVEIETPQPQQQSNSKKKEKSLNKKDIMYQVYRPNTGLQIRHESLAELEKKYKKVPSEEAEPHWTQQYDASVNTCSHAYWNGNCRNVNLGNECEVGLRQRLYYVLAGSVLSVWTRVEQVLAMRNANNKMQVIRLKTTEGEKIVGTLIPKSCHELLLQDLKSDAERIEELKF, from the exons GCGGTGGTCGTGATCTACAAACCGCGGTTATATATGCGAAAAACAGCGGACACAAACCAAACAGCgccagcagcaataacaacaaaaatattatcaataataataactcTCTATTAACAACTAATCAACCGCGTATAAATAATtctataataacaacaaaaccaacagcagGCGGTGTTTCATTactgaacaacaacaatatgccgAAGAAAAGCACAGCAGCACCGGCAG TGAGCATGGGCCTCGGCTATGATGCAGCGCCAACAGCCGCGCCCAGCGTGCCCGCTAACGCCAATCCGCCGGCTACCGCGGCGTCATCACAAGCCAAGACCAACGCTTTGATAATGCAGAAAATACAAGCCTTGGTCGCGGCTAATCCATCTTTTCTTACCAGCGGCATACCGAATCACGTGCTGGCACAGCTCTTCATGCAGCCGATGAAG ATGGCGCCCGCCACTGTCACTGCTGCGCCTGCACCTGAGGAGGAGGAAGTGGACTATGAAGAAATGGGTGTTGCCGAGACTTACGCCGAGTATTGGCCCGCTAAAT TGAAATTGGGCAAAAAGCATCCCGATCCAGTGGTCGAGACCGCCTCGCTCTCCTCCGTCGAACCCTGTGATGTTTACTACAAACTCTCCATTCCACCGGACACCATTAATAGCGGTTACTTGAGCGCGCTGCAGTTGGAGTCCATTACGTACGCCTCTCAGGCGCACGATCACTTGCTGCCAGATGGCACACGTGCAGGCTTTTTGATTGGTGATGGCGCCGGTGTGGGCAAAGGTCGTACTATCGCCGGCATAATCTATGAAAACTATCTGAAGGGGCGCAAAAAGGCGCTCTGGATTTCGGTGTCCAATGACCTGAAGTATGACGCCGAACGCGATTTGCTGGACATTGGCGCGAGCAAAATCGAAGTGCATGCGCTTAATAAG TTCAAATACGCCAAAATATCTTCAGATGTGAATAACAATTGCAAGCGCGGAGTTATATTCAGCACATATTCAGCGCTCATCGGAGAATCCAATAACAAGACTGGCAAATACAAATCACGTTTAAAGCAGTTATTACAGTGGTGTGGCGAAGATTTCGATGGCCTCATCATATTCGACGAGTGTCACAAGGCCAAGAATTTGTGCCCCGTTGGCTCAGGTAAGCCCACGAAGACGGGCCAAACGGTATTGGAGCTACAAAATAAATTGCCAAGGGCGCGAGTTGTCTACGCTTCGGCCACAGGCGCTTCAGAGCCCAAAAATATGGCTTATATGGTGCGTTTGGGCCTCTGGGGACAGGGTACTGCATTTCCGGCATTTAATGACTTCATTATGGCGGTGGAGAAACG CGGCGTTGGCGCTATGGAAATCGTGGCTATGGACATGAAATTGCGTGGCATGTATATAGCCCGTCAGCTAAGCTTCCACGGTGTGACATTCAAAATTGAGGAGGTGGCGCTGTCCAAAGAGTTTCGCAAGGTCTACGATCAGTCTGTGGAGCTG TGGGTCGAAGCCATGCAGAAATTCACCGAAGCCGCCGAACTCATAGACGCCGAGAGTCGCATGAAGAAGACTATGTGGGGCCAGTTTTGGTCGTCGCATCAACGTTTCTTCAAATACCTCTGCATTGCGGCGAAGGTTAATCACGCAGTGCATGTGGCGCGCGAGGCGATTAAATACGGCAAATGCGTCGTCATTGGTCTGCAATCCACGGGCGAAGCGCGCACGCTCGAACAACTGGAGAGAGATGATGGAGAACTGACTGATTTCGTGTCCACCGCAAA GGGTGTTTTTCAATCACTGGTGGAGAAGCATTTCCCCGCACCCGATCGCAACCGTATCAATCGAATACTCGGTTTGGGTGGTTATTCCGATGTGAAGACAAACATTAAAAGCATAATTGCGGAAGTGACCAGCAAACGTGAGACCGCGAGCATTAAAGAAGAGCCTTGCTCTTCGTCATCCAGCACTGTGGGTAGCAAACGCAAAATGGGGCGAGAGGATGCACGTACAAAGAAAACGCGCAAAAACTCGTGGAATGATTCCGATGATGATTCACAAAATGAATCGGAAGATAGTGATTTCAAAATGTCCCACTCAGAGTCTGAGGAGTCCGATGTGGCCGCGCACTCGGACAGCTGTGAGTCCTCTGACTTTAATCCCTTCTTCAGCGGCTCTGACAGTGATAATGATCCGTGGGTGGCGCGCTCGAAGAAGAAGGCCAAGAAGAAGGCAAAACCGAAGGACACAACTGccaatagtaacaacaacaacagcgccaaCACAACAGTCCCTACTGCTAGCACTACAAACACTAACGGTGTATCAGCCACTGTCAATGCGGTGGTACCAAAACGCAAAG GGCCAGTCTCCACACAAGATCGCATACAAGACCTGCTGCAGAAGAAACAAGAACTGAAGGGTACCGTTACGCAAATAGGTGTTAACGGCATCAAATTGAATTATGGTCCACCACCGAAGGACGCCATTGAGCGTGCCTGTAGCATGAAAGAGGAGCTGTTGCGTAAAATTGAAAGACTCGGCGATCGCTTGCCACCGAACACGCTCGATCAGCTGATTGATGAGCTCGGCGGCCCCGACAATGTGGCCGAAATGACCGGCCGCAAAGGACGCGTCGTGCAGTCAGACAATGGTTCTATACAGTATGAGTCGCGTTCCGAACAGGATGTGCCATTAGAGACGCTCAACATCACCGAGAAGCAACGTTTTATGGATGGCGAAAAAGATGTGGCCATCATTTCAGAGGCGGCATCTAGCGGTATTTCATTACAGAGCGATCGGCGCGTGCGCAATCAGCGTCGACGTGTGCACATCACACTGGAGCTGCCATGGTCCGCTGATCGCGCCATACAACAGTTCGGACGTACACATCGTTCCAATCAAGTGAATGCGCCCGAGTACATATTTCTCATATCCGATTTGGCGGGTGAGCGGCGTTTCGCCTCGACAGTAGCGAAGCGTTTGGAATCGCTCGGTGCGCTCACACATGGCGATCGTCGTGCCACCGAGACGCGTGACTTGTCTCAATTCAATATAGACAACAAATATGGACGCACCGCCCTTGAGACGGTGATGAAGACGATCATGGGCTACGAGTCGCCTCTGGTGCCACCGCCAAATGACTATAAGGGTGACTTCTTCAAAGACATTGCTGGCGCGCTAGTCGGTGTGGGTATTATAGTGAATAGCGAATCCAATCCGGGCGTCTTGAGTTTGGACAAAGAGTACAACAATATATCGAAGTTCTTGAATCGCATACTCGGCATGCCGGTAGAGCTCCAGAACagacttttcaaatatttcaccgACACGCTGAACGCCATCATCAATCAGGCGAAGCGCGGTGGACGCTTCGATTTGGGCATTTTAG ATTTGGGCGCCGCCGGCGAAAATGTAACGCGCGTCAAGCTCGTTCGCTTCATACGCAAACACGCCACCGGTAAAGCACCCGCCGAACTGCATACGGTACGTGTGGAACGTGGCATGATCTGGCAGGAAGCTATTGACAA ATACGCCGATTTAATAAGCGAATTTGAGGGCTTCTATGTCTCGCATCAAGTGCGCAATGGCAAGCGCACCGCTATTCTTGCGGTGGAAATTGAAACGCCACAGCCACAACAGCAATCCAACAGCAAGAAAAAGGAGAAGAGTCTCAACAAAAAAGACATAATGTATCAAGTATATCGGCCAAACACGGGACTCCAAATACGTCACGAATCATTGGCAGAGTTGGAGAAGAAGTACAAAAAGGTGCCCAGTGAGGAGGCGGAACCACACTGGACGCAACAGTATGACGCATCGGTGAACACTTGTTCGCACGCTTACTGGAACGGCAACTGTCGCAATGTCAATTTGGGCAATGAATGTGAG GTTGGCTTGCGCCAGCGTCTATATTACGTTCTGGCCGGTTCCGTGCTCTCCGTTTGGACGCGCGTCGAGCAGGTGTTAGCCATGcgcaacgccaacaacaaaatgcaagTGATACGTTTGAAGACCACCGAAGGTGAAAAGATTGTCGGCACGCTTATACCGAAGTCTTGCCACGAACTGCTGCTGCAAGATCTCAAGTCCGATGCAGAGCGAATTGAGGAGCTGAAATTCTaa
- the LOC120774093 gene encoding protein strawberry notch isoform X1, giving the protein MASLKKSIDFKDDLDDDDDSCSDFDDDEDPDKIEVPGGGRDLQTAVIYAKNSGHKPNSASSNNNKNIINNNNSLLTTNQPRINNSIITTKPTAGGVSLLNNNNMPKKSTAAPAAIGMSNYPSSSGSAAAAAAAAAAAAAGYTGLPTPLPFSANQLMNMAAYAAASGAGVAGPGNVPGGAAGLSALLAAGLGAAGGLNALPNIGALTNTNAAALAAVAGAGAGVLGGTGNYYQTNSNLNMAASLLAQMSMGLGYDAAPTAAPSVPANANPPATAASSQAKTNALIMQKIQALVAANPSFLTSGIPNHVLAQLFMQPMKMAPATVTAAPAPEEEEVDYEEMGVAETYAEYWPAKLKLGKKHPDPVVETASLSSVEPCDVYYKLSIPPDTINSGYLSALQLESITYASQAHDHLLPDGTRAGFLIGDGAGVGKGRTIAGIIYENYLKGRKKALWISVSNDLKYDAERDLLDIGASKIEVHALNKFKYAKISSDVNNNCKRGVIFSTYSALIGESNNKTGKYKSRLKQLLQWCGEDFDGLIIFDECHKAKNLCPVGSGKPTKTGQTVLELQNKLPRARVVYASATGASEPKNMAYMVRLGLWGQGTAFPAFNDFIMAVEKRGVGAMEIVAMDMKLRGMYIARQLSFHGVTFKIEEVALSKEFRKVYDQSVELWVEAMQKFTEAAELIDAESRMKKTMWGQFWSSHQRFFKYLCIAAKVNHAVHVAREAIKYGKCVVIGLQSTGEARTLEQLERDDGELTDFVSTAKGVFQSLVEKHFPAPDRNRINRILGLGGYSDVKTNIKSIIAEVTSKRETASIKEEPCSSSSSTVGSKRKMGREDARTKKTRKNSWNDSDDDSQNESEDSDFKMSHSESEESDVAAHSDSCESSDFNPFFSGSDSDNDPWVARSKKKAKKKAKPKDTTANSNNNNSANTTVPTASTTNTNGVSATVNAVVPKRKGPVSTQDRIQDLLQKKQELKGTVTQIGVNGIKLNYGPPPKDAIERACSMKEELLRKIERLGDRLPPNTLDQLIDELGGPDNVAEMTGRKGRVVQSDNGSIQYESRSEQDVPLETLNITEKQRFMDGEKDVAIISEAASSGISLQSDRRVRNQRRRVHITLELPWSADRAIQQFGRTHRSNQVNAPEYIFLISDLAGERRFASTVAKRLESLGALTHGDRRATETRDLSQFNIDNKYGRTALETVMKTIMGYESPLVPPPNDYKGDFFKDIAGALVGVGIIVNSESNPGVLSLDKEYNNISKFLNRILGMPVELQNRLFKYFTDTLNAIINQAKRGGRFDLGILDLGAAGENVTRVKLVRFIRKHATGKAPAELHTVRVERGMIWQEAIDKYADLISEFEGFYVSHQVRNGKRTAILAVEIETPQPQQQSNSKKKEKSLNKKDIMYQVYRPNTGLQIRHESLAELEKKYKKVPSEEAEPHWTQQYDASVNTCSHAYWNGNCRNVNLGNECEVGLRQRLYYVLAGSVLSVWTRVEQVLAMRNANNKMQVIRLKTTEGEKIVGTLIPKSCHELLLQDLKSDAERIEELKF; this is encoded by the exons GCGGTGGTCGTGATCTACAAACCGCGGTTATATATGCGAAAAACAGCGGACACAAACCAAACAGCgccagcagcaataacaacaaaaatattatcaataataataactcTCTATTAACAACTAATCAACCGCGTATAAATAATtctataataacaacaaaaccaacagcagGCGGTGTTTCATTactgaacaacaacaatatgccgAAGAAAAGCACAGCAGCACCGGCAG CCATCGGAATGTCCAACTATCCGAGCAGTTCGGGCTccgctgcagcagcagcagcagccgccgCCGCTGCGGCCGCCGGCTACACCGGCCTACCAACGCCACTGCCATTCAGCGCCAATCAGCTGATGAATATGGCCGCGTATGCTGCAGCCAGTGGCGCTGGTGTTGCTGGTCCGGGCAATGTACCCGGCGGCGCGGCCGGCTTAAGCGCGCTGCTCGCAGCTGGTCTCGGCGCGGCTGGCGGCCTCAACGCACTGCCCAACATCGGCGCACTCACTAACACTAATGCGGCTGCCTTGGCGGCGGTCGCTGGTGCTGGCGCGGGCGTGTTGGGCGGCACAGGCAATTACTATCAAACAAATTCGAATCTGAATATGGCAGCGTCTTTATTGGCGCAGA TGAGCATGGGCCTCGGCTATGATGCAGCGCCAACAGCCGCGCCCAGCGTGCCCGCTAACGCCAATCCGCCGGCTACCGCGGCGTCATCACAAGCCAAGACCAACGCTTTGATAATGCAGAAAATACAAGCCTTGGTCGCGGCTAATCCATCTTTTCTTACCAGCGGCATACCGAATCACGTGCTGGCACAGCTCTTCATGCAGCCGATGAAG ATGGCGCCCGCCACTGTCACTGCTGCGCCTGCACCTGAGGAGGAGGAAGTGGACTATGAAGAAATGGGTGTTGCCGAGACTTACGCCGAGTATTGGCCCGCTAAAT TGAAATTGGGCAAAAAGCATCCCGATCCAGTGGTCGAGACCGCCTCGCTCTCCTCCGTCGAACCCTGTGATGTTTACTACAAACTCTCCATTCCACCGGACACCATTAATAGCGGTTACTTGAGCGCGCTGCAGTTGGAGTCCATTACGTACGCCTCTCAGGCGCACGATCACTTGCTGCCAGATGGCACACGTGCAGGCTTTTTGATTGGTGATGGCGCCGGTGTGGGCAAAGGTCGTACTATCGCCGGCATAATCTATGAAAACTATCTGAAGGGGCGCAAAAAGGCGCTCTGGATTTCGGTGTCCAATGACCTGAAGTATGACGCCGAACGCGATTTGCTGGACATTGGCGCGAGCAAAATCGAAGTGCATGCGCTTAATAAG TTCAAATACGCCAAAATATCTTCAGATGTGAATAACAATTGCAAGCGCGGAGTTATATTCAGCACATATTCAGCGCTCATCGGAGAATCCAATAACAAGACTGGCAAATACAAATCACGTTTAAAGCAGTTATTACAGTGGTGTGGCGAAGATTTCGATGGCCTCATCATATTCGACGAGTGTCACAAGGCCAAGAATTTGTGCCCCGTTGGCTCAGGTAAGCCCACGAAGACGGGCCAAACGGTATTGGAGCTACAAAATAAATTGCCAAGGGCGCGAGTTGTCTACGCTTCGGCCACAGGCGCTTCAGAGCCCAAAAATATGGCTTATATGGTGCGTTTGGGCCTCTGGGGACAGGGTACTGCATTTCCGGCATTTAATGACTTCATTATGGCGGTGGAGAAACG CGGCGTTGGCGCTATGGAAATCGTGGCTATGGACATGAAATTGCGTGGCATGTATATAGCCCGTCAGCTAAGCTTCCACGGTGTGACATTCAAAATTGAGGAGGTGGCGCTGTCCAAAGAGTTTCGCAAGGTCTACGATCAGTCTGTGGAGCTG TGGGTCGAAGCCATGCAGAAATTCACCGAAGCCGCCGAACTCATAGACGCCGAGAGTCGCATGAAGAAGACTATGTGGGGCCAGTTTTGGTCGTCGCATCAACGTTTCTTCAAATACCTCTGCATTGCGGCGAAGGTTAATCACGCAGTGCATGTGGCGCGCGAGGCGATTAAATACGGCAAATGCGTCGTCATTGGTCTGCAATCCACGGGCGAAGCGCGCACGCTCGAACAACTGGAGAGAGATGATGGAGAACTGACTGATTTCGTGTCCACCGCAAA GGGTGTTTTTCAATCACTGGTGGAGAAGCATTTCCCCGCACCCGATCGCAACCGTATCAATCGAATACTCGGTTTGGGTGGTTATTCCGATGTGAAGACAAACATTAAAAGCATAATTGCGGAAGTGACCAGCAAACGTGAGACCGCGAGCATTAAAGAAGAGCCTTGCTCTTCGTCATCCAGCACTGTGGGTAGCAAACGCAAAATGGGGCGAGAGGATGCACGTACAAAGAAAACGCGCAAAAACTCGTGGAATGATTCCGATGATGATTCACAAAATGAATCGGAAGATAGTGATTTCAAAATGTCCCACTCAGAGTCTGAGGAGTCCGATGTGGCCGCGCACTCGGACAGCTGTGAGTCCTCTGACTTTAATCCCTTCTTCAGCGGCTCTGACAGTGATAATGATCCGTGGGTGGCGCGCTCGAAGAAGAAGGCCAAGAAGAAGGCAAAACCGAAGGACACAACTGccaatagtaacaacaacaacagcgccaaCACAACAGTCCCTACTGCTAGCACTACAAACACTAACGGTGTATCAGCCACTGTCAATGCGGTGGTACCAAAACGCAAAG GGCCAGTCTCCACACAAGATCGCATACAAGACCTGCTGCAGAAGAAACAAGAACTGAAGGGTACCGTTACGCAAATAGGTGTTAACGGCATCAAATTGAATTATGGTCCACCACCGAAGGACGCCATTGAGCGTGCCTGTAGCATGAAAGAGGAGCTGTTGCGTAAAATTGAAAGACTCGGCGATCGCTTGCCACCGAACACGCTCGATCAGCTGATTGATGAGCTCGGCGGCCCCGACAATGTGGCCGAAATGACCGGCCGCAAAGGACGCGTCGTGCAGTCAGACAATGGTTCTATACAGTATGAGTCGCGTTCCGAACAGGATGTGCCATTAGAGACGCTCAACATCACCGAGAAGCAACGTTTTATGGATGGCGAAAAAGATGTGGCCATCATTTCAGAGGCGGCATCTAGCGGTATTTCATTACAGAGCGATCGGCGCGTGCGCAATCAGCGTCGACGTGTGCACATCACACTGGAGCTGCCATGGTCCGCTGATCGCGCCATACAACAGTTCGGACGTACACATCGTTCCAATCAAGTGAATGCGCCCGAGTACATATTTCTCATATCCGATTTGGCGGGTGAGCGGCGTTTCGCCTCGACAGTAGCGAAGCGTTTGGAATCGCTCGGTGCGCTCACACATGGCGATCGTCGTGCCACCGAGACGCGTGACTTGTCTCAATTCAATATAGACAACAAATATGGACGCACCGCCCTTGAGACGGTGATGAAGACGATCATGGGCTACGAGTCGCCTCTGGTGCCACCGCCAAATGACTATAAGGGTGACTTCTTCAAAGACATTGCTGGCGCGCTAGTCGGTGTGGGTATTATAGTGAATAGCGAATCCAATCCGGGCGTCTTGAGTTTGGACAAAGAGTACAACAATATATCGAAGTTCTTGAATCGCATACTCGGCATGCCGGTAGAGCTCCAGAACagacttttcaaatatttcaccgACACGCTGAACGCCATCATCAATCAGGCGAAGCGCGGTGGACGCTTCGATTTGGGCATTTTAG ATTTGGGCGCCGCCGGCGAAAATGTAACGCGCGTCAAGCTCGTTCGCTTCATACGCAAACACGCCACCGGTAAAGCACCCGCCGAACTGCATACGGTACGTGTGGAACGTGGCATGATCTGGCAGGAAGCTATTGACAA ATACGCCGATTTAATAAGCGAATTTGAGGGCTTCTATGTCTCGCATCAAGTGCGCAATGGCAAGCGCACCGCTATTCTTGCGGTGGAAATTGAAACGCCACAGCCACAACAGCAATCCAACAGCAAGAAAAAGGAGAAGAGTCTCAACAAAAAAGACATAATGTATCAAGTATATCGGCCAAACACGGGACTCCAAATACGTCACGAATCATTGGCAGAGTTGGAGAAGAAGTACAAAAAGGTGCCCAGTGAGGAGGCGGAACCACACTGGACGCAACAGTATGACGCATCGGTGAACACTTGTTCGCACGCTTACTGGAACGGCAACTGTCGCAATGTCAATTTGGGCAATGAATGTGAG GTTGGCTTGCGCCAGCGTCTATATTACGTTCTGGCCGGTTCCGTGCTCTCCGTTTGGACGCGCGTCGAGCAGGTGTTAGCCATGcgcaacgccaacaacaaaatgcaagTGATACGTTTGAAGACCACCGAAGGTGAAAAGATTGTCGGCACGCTTATACCGAAGTCTTGCCACGAACTGCTGCTGCAAGATCTCAAGTCCGATGCAGAGCGAATTGAGGAGCTGAAATTCTaa